TGGGCCGGCGTTCCATGGCGCGAGCCGGACCTGATGATTCCGCCGAACGCGATGCCCCCGAAAACGTTGGTCATCCGGTACAAGGGTGCGGAGGAGAAGCTCCGGCTGCAGTACGTCTACCAGACGTACCTGTCCACCCGGGAGCGCGACGAGATGAACCTGGTACCGGGGAACCGCCTCGTGATTCGCTTCGGGGAGGAGGTCGTCGGCGAGGGCCAAGCGATCCTCGTGGAGAAGACGAGCCTCGAGAAGCTCTCGAAGTACGATGCGATCTCCGCGGGATACGAAACCGCGGAGGCCCAACGAAAACACGTTCTGGAAACCGTCCTCAAGGGTGTGCGCAAACCCGACCAGGCCGAGTTCTATAGAGTCCTTTACCGGTGGCTGTGAACTTCCAATTCATCCGACCTAGGGAAGCTCTTATCCGTGCGGCCACAATGAGGTGTTCAGCCCATGGGAGGCGGGTTGCGTGCAATGGGTCGAACCCAAGATCTACAAGTTCGGGGAGTCCCACATCGATCCGGACGAAGCCGCTCGATTCCTCGATTCGATCGGTGCTCACGACTGGCTCGCGAAGCAACCGTGGTACGGTGCCAAGTCGCGGGACGAAATCCACTCCGCGGAGGCCATCACTGAAATCGCGGGTCGCTCCTGCTACAAGAGCTTCGGAATCGGACTCAACCCCAATATCACACGCGTCCGCGAGGACTCGAAGGACTACATCGGAAATGTCCTCGCGAAGGGTGACGGATCGATTTTCGAACACGCGGTGACCCACTGGATTTTCCAGGATGTCAGCCGGGTGTTTACCCACGAGCTCGTGCGCCATCGCGCGGGCGTGGCCATTAGCCAGGAGTCACTGCGGTACGTGCGGCCCACGGAGCTCCGGATGACCATGGTCCCAGGCTCCGAACTCTCACGGATGAAGAACCTCAAGGACCTTAGTCGTGCCGTCGAGGCGAACTATGCAATGTACCAGAAGATCGCAGACGACACGATCACGGGAGACATGAAATTCGATGA
This genomic stretch from Thermoplasmata archaeon harbors:
- the thyX gene encoding FAD-dependent thymidylate synthase, with amino-acid sequence MQWVEPKIYKFGESHIDPDEAARFLDSIGAHDWLAKQPWYGAKSRDEIHSAEAITEIAGRSCYKSFGIGLNPNITRVREDSKDYIGNVLAKGDGSIFEHAVTHWIFQDVSRVFTHELVRHRAGVAISQESLRYVRPTELRMTMVPGSELSRMKNLKDLSRAVEANYAMYQKIADDTITGDMKFDEKKAWTSALRRMLPDGIATTIVWSANHRTLRWVLEMRTAPGAEVEMRYVFDKVGEILVRDYAVIYQDFVKEPHADGVGHQWIPKIRSKV